A genome region from Bufo gargarizans isolate SCDJY-AF-19 chromosome 2, ASM1485885v1, whole genome shotgun sequence includes the following:
- the ACHE gene encoding acetylcholinesterase isoform X1, with amino-acid sequence MQFLSLTLFGFCTLSLLLSHVLGQSDSELLVTTRSGKVRGTRIDVLSSHVTGFLGIPFAEPPLGKLRFRRTEPKKPWSDVWDATSYPNACYQYFDTLYPGFSGMEMWNPNRPMSEDCLYLNIWVPYPRPKNATVMVWIYGGGFYSGSSSLDVYDGRYLCHTENVIVISMNYRVGAFGFLTLTPGSADAPGNVGLFDQRLALQWIQDNIAFFGGDARTVTIFGESAGGASVGMHVLSPGSHHLFSKGILQSGSPNTPWATVTPQEARRRTELLGKLVDCKQGNDTELLNCLRTKTPQTLIDNEFSVLPAPSVFRFAFVPVADGDFFPEAPETLINMGRFKPCPLIVGVNQNEGSYFLLYGAPGFSKNNESLITREEFLGGVRMSVPHANDIALEAVVMQYTDWADEHAPVKNRDAMDQIVGDHNVVCPVTYFGAKVSEFGNRVYGYYFDQRASNLAWPEWMGVPHGYEIEFVFGLPLDPKLKYTKQEADFTRRMMRYWANFARTGDPNDDSNSRQPKWPVFTSTEQRYLTLNQKPAQNLQGIRVQMCTFWNRFLPKLLNITDNIDEAERQWKVEFHRWSAYMMRWKNQFDHYSKQERCSEL; translated from the exons ATGCAGTTCTTGTCACTTACGCTGTTTGGTTTCTGCACCCTCTCTCTCCTCTTGTCTCATGTGCTCGGTCAAAGTGATTCGGAACTCCTGGTCACCACCCGTTCGGGTAAAGTGAGAGGTACCAGGATAGATGTCCTCTCCAGCCATGTCACCGGATTTCTAGGAATTCCATTTGCAGAACCACCACTTGGCAAGTTGAGATTTCGACGAACAGAACCAAAAAAGCCATGGAGTGATGTTTGGGATGCCACCAGCTATCCTAATGCATGTTACCAATACTTTGACACCTTGTATCCTGGTTTCTCAGGGATGGAAATGTGGAATCCTAATAGGCCCATGAGTGAGGACTGTTTGTATCTTAATATCTGGGTTCCTTACCCGCGCCCTAAAAATGCAACTGTTATGGTCTGGATCTATGGTGGTGGCTTCTACAGTGGATCCTCTTCCCTTGATGTTTATGATGGTCGTTATCTATGTCACACAGAAAATGTCATAGTAATTAGTATGAATTATCGTGTGGGAGCATTTGGTTTTCTGACACTGACACCAGGAAGTGCAGATGCTCCAGGCAATGTGGGCTTATTTGACCAACGCTTGGCACTTCAGTGGATCCAAGATAACATAGCATTTTTTGGTGGTGATGCTAGGACAGTCACTATCTTTGGAGAGAGTGCGGGGGGTGCCTCTGTTGGCATGCATGTACTCTCTCCAGGTAGCCATCATTTATTCTCTAAAGGTATACTGCAGAGTGGCTCACCAAACACACCATGGGCAACTGTTACACCCCAAGAGGCTCGGCGCCGGACTGAGCTGTTAGGGAAGCTGGTAGACTGTAAGCAGGGTAATGATACAGAACTTCTGAATTGTCTCCGGACAAAAACACCACAGACTCTCATTGACAATGAGTTTTCTGTCCTTCCAGCTCCGAGTGTCTTTCGCTTTGCCTTTGTTCCAGTGGCGGATGGAGACTTTTTCCCAGAAGCCCCTGAAACTTTAATAAACATGGGCCGGTTTAAGCCATGCCCACTGATTGTAGGTGTCAACCAGAATGAGGGTTCCTACTTCCTACTGTATGGAGCACCTGGCTTCAGCAAGAACAATGAGAGCTTGATCACTCGAGAGGAGTTCCTTGGCGGGGTGAGGATGAGTGTCCCTCATGCCAATGACATTGCTCTTGAAGCCGTCGTGATGCAATATACAGACTGGGCAGATGAACATGCTCCAGTTAAAAACAGGGACGCTATGGACCAGATAGTTGGAGACCACAATGTAGTTTGCCCCGTAACTTACTTTGGTGCAAAGGTGTCAGAGTTTGGGAACAGAGTATATGGATATTACTTCGACCAAAGAGCATCCAACCTTGCATGGCCGGAATGGATGGGTGTTCCACACGGCTACGAGATTGAGTTCGTATTTGGTCTTCccctggatccaaaactaaaatACACCAAACAAGAGGCCGACTTTACTCGGCGGATGATGCGATACTGGGCCAACTTCGCACGGACTGG GGACCCTAATGATGATAGTAACTCCCGCCAACCAAAATGGCCTGTGTTCACTTCAACAGAACAAAGGTACTTAACACTGAACCAAAAGCCTGCCCAGAACCTGCAGGGAATAAGAGTCCAAATGTGTACCTTCTGGAACCGCTTCCTGCCCAAGCTCCTCAACATCACAG ATAACATCGATGAAGCCGAGCGCCAGTGGAAGGTGGAATTCCATCGCTGGAGCGCCTACATGATGCGATGGAAGAACCAGTTTGACCATTACAGCAAGCAGGAGCGCTGCAGCGAGCTGTGA
- the ACHE gene encoding acetylcholinesterase isoform X2 translates to MQFLSLTLFGFCTLSLLLSHVLGQSDSELLVTTRSGKVRGTRIDVLSSHVTGFLGIPFAEPPLGKLRFRRTEPKKPWSDVWDATSYPNACYQYFDTLYPGFSGMEMWNPNRPMSEDCLYLNIWVPYPRPKNATVMVWIYGGGFYSGSSSLDVYDGRYLCHTENVIVISMNYRVGAFGFLTLTPGSADAPGNVGLFDQRLALQWIQDNIAFFGGDARTVTIFGESAGGASVGMHVLSPGSHHLFSKGILQSGSPNTPWATVTPQEARRRTELLGKLVDCKQGNDTELLNCLRTKTPQTLIDNEFSVLPAPSVFRFAFVPVADGDFFPEAPETLINMGRFKPCPLIVGVNQNEGSYFLLYGAPGFSKNNESLITREEFLGGVRMSVPHANDIALEAVVMQYTDWADEHAPVKNRDAMDQIVGDHNVVCPVTYFGAKVSEFGNRVYGYYFDQRASNLAWPEWMGVPHGYEIEFVFGLPLDPKLKYTKQEADFTRRMMRYWANFARTGDPNDDSNSRQPKWPVFTSTEQRYLTLNQKPAQNLQGIRVQMCTFWNRFLPKLLNITATRWPCSNCSRNGPYLLLLTLCLLTVQHKTP, encoded by the exons ATGCAGTTCTTGTCACTTACGCTGTTTGGTTTCTGCACCCTCTCTCTCCTCTTGTCTCATGTGCTCGGTCAAAGTGATTCGGAACTCCTGGTCACCACCCGTTCGGGTAAAGTGAGAGGTACCAGGATAGATGTCCTCTCCAGCCATGTCACCGGATTTCTAGGAATTCCATTTGCAGAACCACCACTTGGCAAGTTGAGATTTCGACGAACAGAACCAAAAAAGCCATGGAGTGATGTTTGGGATGCCACCAGCTATCCTAATGCATGTTACCAATACTTTGACACCTTGTATCCTGGTTTCTCAGGGATGGAAATGTGGAATCCTAATAGGCCCATGAGTGAGGACTGTTTGTATCTTAATATCTGGGTTCCTTACCCGCGCCCTAAAAATGCAACTGTTATGGTCTGGATCTATGGTGGTGGCTTCTACAGTGGATCCTCTTCCCTTGATGTTTATGATGGTCGTTATCTATGTCACACAGAAAATGTCATAGTAATTAGTATGAATTATCGTGTGGGAGCATTTGGTTTTCTGACACTGACACCAGGAAGTGCAGATGCTCCAGGCAATGTGGGCTTATTTGACCAACGCTTGGCACTTCAGTGGATCCAAGATAACATAGCATTTTTTGGTGGTGATGCTAGGACAGTCACTATCTTTGGAGAGAGTGCGGGGGGTGCCTCTGTTGGCATGCATGTACTCTCTCCAGGTAGCCATCATTTATTCTCTAAAGGTATACTGCAGAGTGGCTCACCAAACACACCATGGGCAACTGTTACACCCCAAGAGGCTCGGCGCCGGACTGAGCTGTTAGGGAAGCTGGTAGACTGTAAGCAGGGTAATGATACAGAACTTCTGAATTGTCTCCGGACAAAAACACCACAGACTCTCATTGACAATGAGTTTTCTGTCCTTCCAGCTCCGAGTGTCTTTCGCTTTGCCTTTGTTCCAGTGGCGGATGGAGACTTTTTCCCAGAAGCCCCTGAAACTTTAATAAACATGGGCCGGTTTAAGCCATGCCCACTGATTGTAGGTGTCAACCAGAATGAGGGTTCCTACTTCCTACTGTATGGAGCACCTGGCTTCAGCAAGAACAATGAGAGCTTGATCACTCGAGAGGAGTTCCTTGGCGGGGTGAGGATGAGTGTCCCTCATGCCAATGACATTGCTCTTGAAGCCGTCGTGATGCAATATACAGACTGGGCAGATGAACATGCTCCAGTTAAAAACAGGGACGCTATGGACCAGATAGTTGGAGACCACAATGTAGTTTGCCCCGTAACTTACTTTGGTGCAAAGGTGTCAGAGTTTGGGAACAGAGTATATGGATATTACTTCGACCAAAGAGCATCCAACCTTGCATGGCCGGAATGGATGGGTGTTCCACACGGCTACGAGATTGAGTTCGTATTTGGTCTTCccctggatccaaaactaaaatACACCAAACAAGAGGCCGACTTTACTCGGCGGATGATGCGATACTGGGCCAACTTCGCACGGACTGG GGACCCTAATGATGATAGTAACTCCCGCCAACCAAAATGGCCTGTGTTCACTTCAACAGAACAAAGGTACTTAACACTGAACCAAAAGCCTGCCCAGAACCTGCAGGGAATAAGAGTCCAAATGTGTACCTTCTGGAACCGCTTCCTGCCCAAGCTCCTCAACATCACAG CGACCAGATGGCCCTGCTCGAACTGCTCCCGAAACGGCCcctacctgctgctgctcactCTCTGTCTGcttacagtgcagcataaaacgcCATAA